One Paraburkholderia phytofirmans OLGA172 genomic window carries:
- a CDS encoding phenol hydroxylase subunit P4, with amino-acid sequence MPVIALNEGYKGEVKDREENFHGNRLLFIGWEDHLMFCAPHCIPVSPATTFATLANEVIPGIYSSHPDWDKVVIGEIEWFRSNERFVPEFDRTLAENGLLHKALIRFRTPGLTGIHGSCS; translated from the coding sequence ATGCCAGTTATCGCACTCAATGAAGGCTATAAGGGCGAAGTGAAGGACCGTGAAGAAAACTTTCACGGCAACCGGCTGCTTTTTATCGGCTGGGAGGATCATCTGATGTTCTGCGCGCCGCATTGCATTCCAGTTTCGCCGGCAACGACCTTCGCAACGCTCGCCAACGAAGTCATTCCGGGTATTTATTCATCGCATCCCGACTGGGACAAGGTCGTGATCGGAGAAATCGAATGGTTCCGGTCAAACGAACGCTTTGTACCCGAGTTCGACCGGACGCTCGCTGAAAACGGATTGCTGCACAAGGCGTTGATTCGCTTTCGCACGCCCGGCCTGACCGGAATCCACGGTTCCTGCAGTTAG
- a CDS encoding aromatic/alkene/methane monooxygenase hydroxylase/oxygenase subunit alpha translates to MSTTNATPKKLSIKENYAMLTRGLGWETTYQPMDKVFPYDRFEGIKVHDWDKWEDPFRLTMDAYWKYQGEKERKLYAIIDAFQQNNGQFNVTDPRYINALKLFLTGVSPLEYAAHRGFALAGRNFRGAGARIACQMQAIDELRHAQTQVHTISHYNKFFNGFHDFKHMHDRLWYLSVPKSYFEDAMSAGPFEFVTAISFSFEYVLTNLLFMPFMSGAAFNGDMATVTFGFSAQSDESRHMTLGLEVVKFLLEQDPGNVPIIQKWVDKWFWRGYRLLTLVAMMMDYMLPKRIMSWQEAWETYFEKNGGALFHDLERYGIRMPKYHDVASKEKDRLSHEAWGIFYNYTHAAAMHTWVPSDDEMIWLAEKYPATFDKLYRPRLEYWREQQQQGKRFYNNTLPMLCQLCQIPMAFTEPDDPTKICYRESDYLGNKYHFCSDGCKDVFDNEPEKYVQAWLPVHQIYQGNCFEKDADPTAADFNPLAEVLRYYHINVGEDGHEFEDSPDRKNWLRWTGKPSHGGEETRETAPAEKAA, encoded by the coding sequence ATGAGCACCACCAACGCGACGCCGAAGAAGTTGAGCATCAAGGAAAACTATGCGATGTTGACCCGCGGCCTCGGGTGGGAAACGACCTACCAGCCGATGGACAAAGTTTTTCCGTACGACAGATTCGAAGGCATCAAGGTCCACGACTGGGACAAATGGGAAGACCCGTTCCGCCTGACGATGGACGCCTACTGGAAGTATCAGGGAGAGAAGGAACGCAAGCTCTACGCGATCATCGATGCTTTCCAGCAGAACAACGGCCAGTTCAACGTCACCGACCCACGGTATATCAACGCGCTGAAGCTGTTCCTGACGGGGGTAAGCCCACTCGAATACGCGGCGCATCGCGGCTTCGCGCTGGCCGGGCGCAACTTTCGCGGAGCCGGTGCGCGGATCGCCTGCCAGATGCAGGCGATCGACGAACTGCGTCACGCGCAAACGCAGGTCCACACGATCAGCCATTACAACAAGTTCTTCAATGGCTTTCACGACTTCAAGCATATGCACGACCGGCTCTGGTACCTGTCAGTGCCGAAGTCGTATTTCGAAGACGCGATGAGCGCCGGGCCATTCGAATTCGTGACGGCGATCTCGTTCTCGTTCGAATATGTGCTGACCAATCTGCTGTTCATGCCGTTCATGTCAGGTGCCGCGTTTAACGGCGACATGGCGACGGTGACATTCGGCTTCTCCGCGCAGTCCGACGAATCGCGTCACATGACCCTCGGGCTGGAGGTCGTGAAATTTCTGCTTGAACAGGACCCCGGCAATGTGCCGATCATCCAGAAATGGGTCGACAAGTGGTTCTGGCGCGGCTACCGCCTGCTGACGCTCGTTGCGATGATGATGGACTACATGTTGCCCAAGCGGATCATGTCCTGGCAGGAAGCGTGGGAAACCTACTTCGAGAAGAACGGCGGTGCGCTGTTTCATGACCTCGAACGCTATGGCATTCGCATGCCGAAGTACCACGACGTTGCATCGAAAGAGAAAGATCGCCTCTCGCATGAGGCGTGGGGCATCTTCTACAACTACACGCACGCGGCGGCCATGCACACATGGGTACCGTCAGATGACGAAATGATCTGGCTGGCCGAAAAGTATCCCGCGACCTTCGACAAGCTCTATCGGCCCCGCCTCGAGTACTGGCGGGAACAGCAACAGCAGGGCAAGCGCTTTTACAACAACACGTTGCCGATGCTGTGCCAGCTTTGCCAGATTCCGATGGCGTTCACGGAGCCCGACGATCCGACGAAGATCTGCTATCGCGAAAGCGACTACCTGGGCAACAAGTATCACTTCTGCTCCGACGGCTGCAAGGACGTCTTCGACAACGAACCAGAGAAGTATGTGCAGGCGTGGCTACCTGTGCACCAGATCTACCAGGGAAATTGCTTCGAGAAAGATGCGGATCCCACCGCAGCCGACTTTAACCCGCTGGCTGAAGTGCTGCGCTACTACCACATCAACGTAGGTGAAGACGGCCACGAATTCGAGGATTCGCCAGACAGGAAGAACTGGCTGCGCTGGACCGGCAAACCGAGTCATGGCGGAGAAGAGACGCGGGAAACCGCACCCGCCGAAAAAGCCGCCTGA
- a CDS encoding MmoB/DmpM family protein, which yields MTDSVFIAFQTNDDSRPIIEAIEADNPHAVINAFPAMVKIDAVGRLVIRRESIEARIGRDFDLRELQLNLISLGGNIEETDDEFILEWKA from the coding sequence ATGACTGATTCCGTGTTTATCGCGTTTCAGACCAACGACGATTCCCGGCCGATCATCGAGGCAATCGAAGCGGACAACCCCCACGCCGTCATCAACGCATTTCCGGCCATGGTCAAGATCGATGCCGTCGGCCGTCTGGTGATCAGGCGTGAATCGATCGAGGCGCGCATTGGCCGTGACTTCGATCTGCGCGAACTGCAACTCAACCTGATCTCGCTTGGCGGCAACATCGAAGAGACAGATGACGAATTCATTCTTGAATGGAAAGCCTGA
- a CDS encoding aromatic/alkene monooxygenase hydroxylase subunit beta has product MQIDIKTSAVQQIRQTFSHVARRLGGDKPASRYQEATLELQPEDNFHYRPLWEPEFALYDKGRTAIRMNDWYAFKDPRQYYYGTYTITRSRQQDTMEKNIEFVSKRRLLSDLPAEVKAHIAALMVPLRHVEWAANTNNCFVTGYGWGTAITQATMFHSMDRLGIAQYLSRLGVLLDGNQGTSLLDGKERWLGSPTWQGLRRMVEDTMVVKDWFETYVAQNVVLDGLLYPLFYRHIDQRLTQQCGPGIGMLNEFASTWFDESNRWVDATLKTAASESTENAALLGQWIAKWRPQVLDALQPLAIEALGANDAESALREIAEAFDARVLKQGVSLASAVEAIHD; this is encoded by the coding sequence ATGCAAATCGACATCAAGACGTCTGCCGTACAGCAGATCCGTCAGACCTTCTCTCATGTAGCGCGACGGTTGGGCGGAGACAAGCCGGCTTCGCGATATCAGGAAGCCACTCTGGAATTGCAGCCTGAAGACAATTTCCATTACCGGCCACTGTGGGAGCCCGAATTCGCGCTGTACGACAAGGGCCGCACGGCCATCAGGATGAACGACTGGTACGCGTTCAAGGACCCTCGTCAGTATTACTACGGGACCTACACGATCACGCGTTCGAGGCAGCAGGACACGATGGAGAAGAACATCGAGTTCGTCTCCAAACGCCGCCTTCTGAGTGACCTGCCGGCTGAGGTGAAAGCACACATTGCCGCGCTGATGGTGCCTCTCAGGCACGTCGAATGGGCGGCCAACACGAATAACTGCTTCGTGACGGGCTATGGATGGGGCACGGCCATTACCCAGGCCACCATGTTCCATAGCATGGACCGGCTGGGCATTGCGCAGTACCTGTCACGCCTTGGCGTGCTGCTCGACGGCAATCAGGGCACGTCGCTGCTGGACGGCAAGGAGCGCTGGCTTGGCAGCCCGACCTGGCAGGGCCTGCGCCGCATGGTCGAGGACACGATGGTAGTGAAGGACTGGTTCGAGACTTACGTCGCGCAGAACGTCGTGCTGGACGGCCTGTTGTATCCGCTCTTCTACCGCCATATCGACCAGCGTCTGACGCAACAGTGCGGACCCGGCATCGGCATGCTGAACGAGTTCGCAAGCACGTGGTTCGATGAGTCGAATCGATGGGTCGACGCGACGCTCAAGACGGCAGCGTCGGAGTCGACAGAAAACGCCGCGCTGCTTGGTCAGTGGATCGCGAAGTGGCGTCCTCAGGTTCTCGACGCGTTGCAACCCCTTGCAATCGAAGCGCTTGGCGCCAACGACGCCGAATCGGCACTGCGCGAGATCGCTGAAGCATTCGACGCCCGCGTGCTGAAACAGGGTGTGTCGCTTGCATCCGCTGTGGAGGCCATTCATGACTGA
- a CDS encoding phenol hydroxylase subunit → MPLHPPHVEPASSVFDVTRRYVRVRQRRDDGFVEFDFSIGDPGLSVELVMALPDYESFCTANRAVHLSDDEGEALDLEQLKWRYGQPGLSE, encoded by the coding sequence ATGCCATTGCATCCACCCCATGTTGAGCCAGCCTCGAGCGTTTTTGACGTAACTCGACGCTATGTCCGTGTCAGGCAACGTCGCGACGATGGTTTTGTCGAATTCGACTTTTCCATCGGTGACCCGGGACTCAGCGTCGAGCTCGTCATGGCGTTGCCGGACTACGAGTCCTTTTGCACGGCAAACCGCGCAGTCCACCTGAGCGACGACGAAGGCGAGGCGCTTGACCTCGAACAGCTGAAATGGCGCTACGGACAGCCTGGACTGTCTGAGTGA
- a CDS encoding sigma-54-dependent Fis family transcriptional regulator, whose protein sequence is MVTRDKAQAAASERMSLVSPKGDCVDSLRYPDIADLMSRLHFSPGDGRIWLDDQRMLLVHTGSVGVMRRELIESLGIDAARGLLTRMGYNSGARDAELARKVRPDSAITEMFAVGPQLHMLEGMTVVEPVRLELDVEKGEYYGEFIWKNCAEDEEHIRIYGIGAEPVCWTQIGYASGYTSVFMGRPVVYREVECRALGQAQCRIIGKPVEEWGDEAADDLRFMQAQSFTQGLSAGAVKREQSAPVLGDPLTAPPTAFGDDNMVGASPGFNAVCHMIRRVASTRATVLFLGESGVGKEVCARTLHRISTCSNGPFVAVNCAAIPEALIESELFGVERGGFTDATQSRPGRFERANGGTLFLDEIGILSLTAQGKLLRALQEGEIERIGDTQTRRVNVRVVAATNLDLRDEIRAGRFREDLYFRLNVFPIRVPSLRERREDLPVLLNHMLHKYRARHQRNVTGFTGRAIDAMLNYGWPGNIREMENLVERGVILAPDGGAIDIGHLFTSGETIDAEMFGLGTDGALMPSGSLLDQTAGTPDGEIERVARKVNSLLMGISGDIEPTSLDDIETALLKSAVQRAQGNLSAAARTLGITRPQLVYRLKSRGLRV, encoded by the coding sequence ATGGTCACTCGAGACAAAGCGCAGGCCGCAGCCAGCGAACGCATGTCGCTGGTATCGCCCAAGGGCGACTGCGTGGACAGCCTTCGATATCCGGACATCGCAGACCTCATGTCGAGGCTGCATTTCTCGCCGGGCGACGGACGAATCTGGCTGGACGATCAACGCATGCTGCTGGTTCACACCGGCTCGGTCGGCGTGATGCGACGCGAGCTGATCGAGAGCCTCGGTATCGATGCCGCGCGCGGCTTGCTCACGCGGATGGGCTACAACTCCGGCGCGCGTGACGCAGAGCTGGCGCGCAAAGTCCGGCCCGACAGCGCGATCACCGAAATGTTCGCGGTCGGCCCGCAGTTGCACATGCTGGAGGGCATGACCGTCGTCGAACCGGTGCGCCTTGAACTAGACGTCGAGAAGGGGGAGTACTACGGCGAGTTCATCTGGAAGAATTGCGCAGAAGACGAGGAGCACATCCGCATTTATGGAATCGGCGCCGAGCCTGTCTGCTGGACTCAGATCGGGTATGCGTCCGGCTATACCAGTGTCTTTATGGGGCGTCCCGTTGTCTATCGCGAAGTGGAGTGTCGCGCGTTGGGCCAGGCTCAATGCAGGATTATCGGCAAACCCGTTGAGGAATGGGGTGACGAGGCGGCAGACGATCTCCGTTTCATGCAGGCACAATCGTTCACGCAAGGCTTGTCTGCGGGAGCGGTTAAACGCGAACAGAGCGCGCCCGTACTCGGTGACCCGCTGACGGCGCCGCCCACGGCGTTCGGCGACGACAACATGGTGGGTGCGTCCCCGGGTTTCAACGCGGTATGCCACATGATCCGGCGCGTGGCGAGCACTCGCGCGACAGTCCTTTTTCTTGGCGAGAGCGGTGTTGGCAAAGAGGTATGCGCCCGCACGCTGCACCGGATCAGCACGTGCAGCAATGGTCCATTCGTAGCAGTCAATTGCGCGGCGATTCCGGAAGCGCTGATCGAGTCAGAACTGTTCGGTGTCGAGCGCGGCGGCTTCACGGATGCCACGCAGAGCCGGCCTGGCCGTTTCGAGCGCGCGAATGGCGGTACGCTTTTTCTGGACGAGATCGGCATTCTCAGCCTGACGGCACAGGGCAAACTTTTGCGTGCGCTGCAGGAAGGCGAGATTGAACGGATCGGCGATACGCAGACACGCCGCGTCAACGTACGAGTCGTCGCGGCGACGAACCTGGACCTGAGGGATGAGATTCGCGCGGGGCGTTTCAGGGAAGACCTGTACTTCCGCCTGAACGTTTTCCCAATCCGTGTGCCGTCGTTGCGCGAACGACGCGAGGATCTACCCGTACTGCTGAATCACATGCTGCACAAGTATCGTGCGCGTCACCAGCGTAACGTAACGGGCTTCACCGGCCGTGCCATCGACGCGATGTTGAACTACGGCTGGCCGGGGAATATTCGCGAGATGGAGAACCTTGTCGAGCGCGGCGTGATCCTCGCGCCGGATGGAGGCGCAATCGATATCGGCCATCTTTTTACGAGCGGAGAAACGATTGACGCGGAGATGTTCGGCCTTGGCACCGATGGGGCATTGATGCCCTCTGGATCCTTGCTGGACCAGACAGCGGGCACTCCTGATGGAGAAATCGAGCGCGTCGCCCGAAAAGTAAACAGCTTGCTGATGGGGATCAGCGGCGATATCGAGCCAACATCGCTCGACGATATAGAAACCGCACTGCTAAAAAGCGCCGTGCAACGTGCGCAAGGCAACTTGTCGGCGGCCGCGCGGACGCTGGGGATTACGCGTCCGCAACTCGTGTATCGCCTTAAAAGCCGGGGGCTTCGGGTCTAG
- a CDS encoding amino acid permease, with amino-acid sequence MNSAQQQDGLKRGLKNRHIQLIALGGAIGTGLFLGSASVLKAAGPSMILGYAIGGIIAFMIMRQLGEMVAQEPVAGSFSHFAYKYWGDFPGFLSGWNYWVLYVLVSMAELTAVGTYVHYWWPGVPTWVSALVCFAVINAINLANVKAYGETEFWFAIIKVVAVIGMILFGGYLLISGHGGPQASITNLWADGGFFPHGFHGLFMMLAVIMFSFGGLELIGITAAEAADPQKSIPKAVNQVIYRILIFYICSLAVLLSLYPWNQVAAGGSPFVMIFSQIGSTLTANILNVVVLTAALSVYNSGVYANSRMLYGLAEQGNAPRALMKVDRRGVPYMAIGLSALATFTCVIINYLIPAEALGLLMALVVAALVLNWALISLTHLKSRKAMVAAGETLVFKSFWFPVSNWICLAFMALILVILAMTPGLSVSVWLVPAWLVVMWAGYVFKRRRAAMHGGARVAGQ; translated from the coding sequence TTGAATAGTGCACAGCAGCAAGACGGCCTGAAGCGTGGGCTGAAGAATCGCCACATCCAGCTGATCGCGCTGGGCGGGGCGATCGGCACCGGCTTGTTTCTTGGCTCCGCTAGCGTGTTGAAGGCGGCCGGCCCGTCGATGATTCTCGGCTACGCGATCGGCGGCATCATCGCCTTCATGATCATGCGGCAGCTCGGCGAAATGGTCGCGCAGGAACCGGTTGCCGGTTCGTTCAGCCACTTCGCGTACAAGTATTGGGGCGACTTTCCCGGCTTTCTGTCCGGCTGGAACTACTGGGTGCTGTATGTGCTCGTGAGCATGGCCGAACTGACCGCAGTCGGCACCTACGTGCATTACTGGTGGCCGGGGGTGCCCACGTGGGTCTCGGCGCTGGTGTGCTTCGCCGTCATCAACGCGATCAACCTCGCCAACGTCAAAGCGTACGGCGAAACCGAATTCTGGTTTGCGATCATCAAGGTGGTGGCGGTGATCGGCATGATCCTGTTCGGCGGCTATCTGCTGATCAGCGGCCATGGCGGCCCGCAAGCCTCGATCACCAATCTCTGGGCCGACGGCGGGTTTTTCCCGCATGGTTTTCATGGCCTCTTCATGATGCTCGCGGTCATCATGTTTTCGTTCGGCGGGCTCGAGTTGATCGGCATTACGGCTGCTGAAGCGGCCGACCCGCAGAAGAGCATTCCGAAGGCCGTGAATCAGGTGATCTACCGGATTCTGATTTTCTACATCTGCTCGCTGGCGGTGCTGCTCTCGTTGTATCCGTGGAATCAGGTCGCGGCCGGCGGCAGCCCGTTCGTGATGATCTTCTCGCAGATCGGCTCGACGCTGACCGCGAACATCCTCAATGTGGTAGTGCTGACCGCGGCGCTGTCGGTGTACAACAGCGGCGTGTATGCGAATAGCCGCATGCTCTACGGTCTCGCGGAACAGGGCAACGCACCGCGTGCGCTGATGAAGGTCGACCGGCGCGGCGTGCCGTATATGGCGATCGGGTTGTCGGCGCTCGCCACGTTCACGTGCGTGATCATCAACTATCTGATTCCGGCCGAAGCGCTCGGCTTGCTGATGGCCCTGGTGGTGGCCGCCCTCGTGTTGAACTGGGCGCTGATCAGCCTGACGCACCTGAAGTCGCGCAAGGCGATGGTGGCGGCGGGCGAGACACTCGTGTTCAAGTCGTTCTGGTTCCCGGTCAGCAACTGGATCTGCCTCGCTTTCATGGCGCTGATCCTCGTGATTCTGGCAATGACGCCGGGCCTCTCGGTCTCGGTGTGGCTTGTGCCGGCATGGCTGGTCGTGATGTGGGCCGGTTATGTGTTCAAGCGCCGGCGTGCGGCGATGCATGGCGGCGCGCGGGTGGCAGGACAGTAG
- a CDS encoding alpha/beta fold hydrolase has product MSPKRLLCAAALCLCFAGVGTLAQTAAPTAEPAAEPAEMPGMESSAPEAPAPPAAAPTAVPAVPAVPAVPAIPATPAATAPMPPAPATPTATAPKPPSAPITGPVRNVVLVHGAFVDGSSWNGVVAKLQQKGYHVSSVQNPLTSLADDVAATRRVLARQQGPTILVGHSWGGVVITEAGANAPNVAGLVYIAAIAPDLHESVADLMKRAAPMPATQGIVADPSGYLWLDRTKYHTDFAADVPENLTRVLSAAQVPISATAFNETVSHVAWKEKPSWYVVTTRDRAVSPEIEKFMADRMNAKVVSMSSSHLAPVSHAGAVADVIDRAARELSRQQ; this is encoded by the coding sequence ATGTCGCCCAAACGTCTGCTTTGCGCCGCAGCTTTGTGTCTCTGCTTCGCTGGGGTGGGTACCCTCGCGCAAACCGCGGCGCCCACGGCAGAACCCGCCGCCGAACCGGCCGAGATGCCCGGTATGGAGTCGAGCGCACCCGAAGCACCGGCCCCGCCAGCCGCCGCGCCGACCGCAGTACCCGCAGTACCCGCAGTACCCGCAGTACCCGCAATACCCGCGACGCCTGCCGCCACCGCCCCCATGCCCCCGGCACCCGCTACGCCAACGGCGACTGCTCCCAAACCACCCTCAGCGCCGATCACCGGCCCCGTGCGCAACGTCGTGCTGGTTCATGGCGCGTTCGTCGACGGGTCGAGCTGGAACGGCGTCGTCGCGAAGTTGCAGCAGAAGGGGTATCACGTGAGTTCAGTGCAGAACCCGCTCACGTCGCTCGCCGACGATGTCGCCGCCACCCGCCGCGTCCTCGCGCGCCAGCAAGGCCCGACCATCCTGGTGGGGCACTCGTGGGGCGGTGTCGTGATCACGGAAGCCGGTGCGAACGCACCGAACGTCGCAGGTCTCGTGTACATCGCGGCGATTGCGCCGGATCTGCATGAATCCGTGGCAGACCTTATGAAACGCGCGGCGCCGATGCCTGCGACCCAAGGCATCGTCGCGGACCCCAGCGGTTACCTCTGGCTCGACCGCACGAAATACCACACCGACTTTGCCGCCGATGTGCCCGAAAACCTCACACGCGTACTGTCCGCCGCGCAAGTTCCGATCTCCGCGACGGCATTCAATGAAACCGTCAGCCACGTAGCGTGGAAAGAAAAGCCGTCGTGGTACGTGGTGACGACCCGGGATCGCGCGGTGTCGCCTGAAATCGAAAAATTCATGGCCGACCGGATGAATGCGAAGGTCGTGTCGATGTCATCGAGCCATCTCGCGCCGGTGTCGCATGCAGGTGCTGTTGCGGATGTGATCGATCGTGCAGCGCGAGAGTTGAGCCGGCAACAGTAG
- a CDS encoding isoaspartyl peptidase/L-asparaginase family protein, producing the protein MNTNALIAIHGGAGTILRASMSASVEADYHAALHAVLSAGQRVLADGGSALDAVSEAVRLLEDCPLFNAGRGAVYTAAGTHELDAAIMDGSTLDAGAICCVTRIRNPILAARRVLERSEHVLFAGDGAEAFAAAQGLEFVDPEYFHTEARRRQWQLARGQQRAMLDHDGATLAAAPSSNDGDPAPHEPIDPNRKFGTVGAVALDQHGHVAAATSTGGVTNKQLGRVGDTPLIGAGCYADDATCAVSTTGTGEMFMRMVAAYDVAAQMAYRNISLEEAAHDVVMNRLPKIDGRGGLIAVDARGNVTLPFNTEGMYRGFARIGETPVTAIYR; encoded by the coding sequence ATGAACACCAACGCACTCATTGCCATTCACGGCGGGGCAGGCACGATCCTGCGCGCATCGATGTCGGCCAGCGTCGAAGCCGACTACCACGCTGCCTTGCACGCCGTGCTGAGCGCGGGCCAGCGTGTCCTCGCCGACGGCGGCAGCGCGCTCGACGCCGTCAGCGAAGCCGTACGCCTGCTCGAAGACTGCCCGCTCTTCAACGCCGGACGTGGCGCGGTCTACACAGCAGCCGGCACGCATGAACTCGACGCGGCCATCATGGACGGCAGCACGCTCGACGCCGGCGCGATCTGCTGCGTAACGCGCATACGCAATCCGATTCTGGCGGCGCGCCGCGTACTCGAGCGCAGCGAACATGTGCTGTTCGCGGGCGACGGTGCGGAAGCCTTCGCGGCCGCGCAAGGACTCGAATTCGTCGATCCCGAGTATTTCCATACCGAAGCGCGTCGTCGCCAATGGCAACTCGCGCGCGGTCAGCAGCGCGCCATGCTCGATCACGACGGCGCGACGCTGGCCGCCGCGCCATCGTCGAACGACGGCGATCCCGCGCCGCACGAGCCGATCGATCCGAATCGCAAGTTCGGCACGGTGGGCGCGGTCGCGCTCGATCAACATGGCCACGTGGCGGCTGCGACTTCGACGGGCGGCGTCACCAACAAGCAGCTCGGCCGGGTCGGCGATACGCCGCTGATCGGCGCGGGCTGCTATGCGGACGACGCAACCTGCGCAGTCTCGACCACCGGCACAGGCGAGATGTTCATGCGCATGGTGGCGGCGTACGACGTCGCGGCGCAGATGGCGTACCGCAACATCTCGCTCGAAGAGGCGGCGCACGACGTGGTGATGAACCGTTTGCCGAAGATCGACGGACGCGGCGGCCTGATCGCCGTCGATGCGCGCGGCAACGTCACGCTGCCGTTCAATACCGAGGGCATGTATCGCGGATTCGCGCGGATCGGCGAGACGCCCGTGACGGCGATCTATCGCTAA
- a CDS encoding MurR/RpiR family transcriptional regulator translates to MIHHSSVASNPAEQAIAARIAAAMPTLTPIHRRMGEFVLANLFRAATMRIDELANVVGASVATANRFARALGFDGYPQFREALVRGFEATLAPVERLRSAQESPASGDALLDASLEQAVANLNSTRTAIDSAAAEAAVEAIIAARRVFVLGYGASAFLAGLMEHGLMPYHDNVQSLALIGGPSHAARRLFTADDGDLVIAIAFPRYIEDTIELARRAAGRGARVLALTDSPRSPLAQFADLALYIRSERRLAANADSAVLAVIEALCDALAYRAQQSVKAAAGVSEFVLPWLTDPQAAPSSTAEKPARASTRTTRTSKAKR, encoded by the coding sequence ATGATCCATCACTCGTCCGTTGCATCGAACCCCGCCGAGCAGGCCATTGCCGCGCGCATTGCCGCAGCGATGCCGACCCTCACACCGATCCATCGGCGCATGGGCGAGTTCGTGCTGGCGAATCTGTTCCGCGCGGCGACCATGCGGATCGACGAACTGGCGAACGTGGTCGGTGCCTCGGTGGCAACGGCGAATCGCTTTGCTCGCGCGCTGGGCTTCGACGGTTATCCGCAGTTTCGCGAAGCGCTGGTACGCGGCTTCGAAGCGACGCTCGCGCCGGTAGAGCGGTTGCGTAGCGCGCAGGAATCGCCCGCTTCCGGTGACGCGCTGCTCGATGCATCGCTCGAACAGGCGGTGGCCAATCTTAATTCGACACGCACCGCGATCGATAGCGCCGCAGCCGAAGCGGCGGTTGAAGCGATCATTGCCGCCCGCCGTGTTTTCGTGCTCGGCTACGGGGCCAGCGCGTTTCTCGCCGGCTTGATGGAGCACGGCCTGATGCCGTATCACGACAACGTGCAGTCGCTCGCCTTGATCGGTGGACCGTCGCATGCCGCGCGGCGCCTGTTCACAGCGGACGACGGTGATCTGGTGATCGCCATTGCGTTTCCGCGCTATATCGAAGACACCATCGAACTCGCGCGTCGTGCGGCAGGCCGCGGCGCACGCGTGCTTGCGCTAACCGATAGTCCGCGCTCGCCGCTCGCGCAATTCGCTGATCTCGCACTCTATATCCGCTCCGAACGGCGGCTTGCGGCCAATGCCGATTCCGCTGTGCTGGCCGTGATCGAAGCACTTTGCGATGCGCTCGCGTATCGCGCACAACAGTCAGTCAAGGCGGCCGCCGGCGTCAGCGAATTCGTGCTGCCCTGGCTGACCGATCCACAAGCCGCGCCGTCCAGCACTGCTGAGAAGCCAGCGCGCGCTTCTACCCGTACCACCCGCACCTCGAAAGCCAAAAGATGA
- a CDS encoding pseudouridine synthase gives MNLESILFTQGFGSRRQCRALIGDGRVSIGGSVCADADADFPTHDNTFCFSVDGVVWPYREHAYLLLNKPAGYECSRDPQHHLSVFSLLPPQFAERGVQCVGRLDQDTTGLLLLSDDGKFVHMFTSPKRKVPKLYIATTRHPIDDVQLSALRDGVLLHGESKPIVAVDAQARGEHALALTVMEGKYHQVKRMIAAAGNRCEALHRERIGALALPATLAEGAWQWLDETDLGYLRSG, from the coding sequence ATGAATCTCGAAAGCATCCTCTTCACTCAAGGTTTCGGCTCGCGCCGCCAATGCCGGGCGCTGATCGGCGACGGCCGCGTGAGCATCGGCGGTTCAGTCTGCGCCGATGCCGACGCCGATTTCCCAACCCATGACAATACGTTCTGCTTCAGCGTGGACGGGGTCGTCTGGCCGTATCGCGAGCACGCCTATCTGCTGCTGAACAAGCCCGCCGGCTACGAATGCTCGCGCGACCCGCAGCATCATCTGAGCGTGTTCAGCCTGCTGCCGCCGCAGTTCGCCGAACGCGGCGTGCAATGCGTGGGACGCCTCGATCAGGACACCACCGGCCTGCTGCTGCTCTCCGACGACGGCAAGTTCGTTCACATGTTCACATCGCCGAAACGCAAAGTGCCGAAGCTGTACATCGCAACCACGCGGCACCCCATCGACGACGTCCAGTTGAGTGCCTTGCGCGACGGTGTCCTGCTGCACGGCGAGTCCAAACCGATCGTCGCCGTCGACGCCCAGGCGCGCGGCGAGCACGCGTTGGCGCTTACCGTGATGGAAGGCAAGTATCACCAGGTCAAGCGGATGATTGCGGCAGCCGGCAACCGTTGCGAAGCGCTGCATCGCGAGCGGATCGGCGCACTCGCATTGCCTGCGACGCTCGCGGAAGGCGCGTGGCAATGGCTCGACGAAACCGACCTCGGATATTTACGGAGCGGGTAA